The segment AACCTAGATAAACGGTGTTCGAAAGCCAACTCCTTCAATAGTAAGTCAAAACGTGAAAAAATATGAGAAGCTATTTTCTCACGTTCCGTCTTACTACTCGGAGCTGAACGGCTTTCTCACAACCTTCTTCTTCGTGCAAATTCCACGAACCGGAATTTGTCGAGGCGGTGGATCGATTCAGTGTATTCGAAGCATTCAGTATTTTCTAAATAAACGAGGCCACGGACAATTACGACATAAGGATCGTCATGGAGGTCCATCGACTCTGAAATACTGGCATCGATTGGTTCGACAGTGATTTCTTTTTGGGCATAGGCAATGGAGAGATCTAGCTCATTTTCAAAGTATTCATAAATCGAATTGGCTGCTTGTTCCTTGGTTAAAGTAGGTACGGTTTCTTTTAATAAATAATCCCGATCTAAAATCACGACTTCGCCATTGATTTTTCTTTGGCGGACTAAATGCCAGACAGGTGTATTGACTGCCCAGCCAGTTACTTTGTGTAATTCGTTGTCGACTACAGTTTCTTCAAGTGTTTTTACGATCGTTTCACTCGGGATATGTTGATTTTCTTGGAGTTCCTTATAACTTGTTAGTCCAGCAATCGGGAAATCAAAACGATTTCGGTCTAAAACGATCGATCCTTTTCCTTGTTTCTTTTGAATATATCCTTCTGTCGTCAATAGATTAAGTGCTTTACGAATTGTTTCCCGTGAAACACCATAAATTTTGATCAATTGATTTTCACTGGGTAGTAAAGTATGAGGAGGATACTCTTTGTCTAAGATTTTCTTTTCTAAGTCTAAAAAAATTTCATTGAATTTGTTCATCGTTCCTCTGCTACACAAAATATAGACAAAAATACCTATATCGAGATTTCTCTACCACTCACGTAGGTAGAATTACTGTTTCACCGAACGCCGCCTCGTCACTTCGACACTACTACGGTTTGTCTCGTTCTCCACAGTCGTTGATTCCCGACTAAGCCATCGGTACATATACAAAGTTGCGTGCTTATGCAATCACATTGTATTCCTTCACATCTTTCAAATTCATGCTTGCGTTATAATCTCTATCTGCTACGTACCCACAGTTCTCACAACGATAGGTACGCTCTGATAGCTTTAAAGCTACTTTCTTATGCCCACATTCATGACATAATTTCGAGCTAGGATAGAATCGATCGGCCAGTCTTAACTCAATAGTAGAGACTTTACATTTGTCTGCTAATTTTTTACGAAAAGCATAGAAAGATTGCTCTCTCACAGCTTTTGAAAGATGCCGGTTTTTCATCATCCCCTTGACATTCAAATCTTCAATTGTGATATAAGCTGGTTTGGTTTTTACTAGCTCTAACACAATTTTATTCACTCTGTCCCTACGGATATCTGTCAACCGTTTATGAAGTTTTTGTACTTTCAAGACTTGTTTTTCAATATTTTTGCGAGTAGCTTCTCCTCTCTTTGATTGTTTTTCGTTGACACGCTTTTTTTCGCTTTCGTATTTCCTCGACAGCTTGCGTTGTTGTCGTTTTAATTGTTTTTCGATTTTACGAATTTTTCCTGATTTATTGATATTTTTATAGGTTTTCCCCGTGGAAAGAATCGCAAAATCTTTTAATCCTAAGTCGATACCCACGCCTTCGGTAGGAGTATCGTTCAGTACTTGAGCGGTACAGTCCTGTTCCACGATGACCGACAGGTAGTACCGGTTTGCTTGTTGGCTGATTGTGCCACTCTTTATGCTATGTTTGTCATCGTGTTTAGGAATATAGCCTTTTTCGTTCAGTTTTACCCAATTCAAAGAGGGAACTTTTATCCGATGACGCTCACAACGGATGATTGTCTTTTTATCGTTCTTCACGAAATACATCGATACATCTTGGTGCTTCTTCTTTTTAAATTTAGGAAAATTAGCTTTTCCTTGAAAAAAATTTCTAAAGGCTTTTTCTGTCTCCATAATCGCGTGTTTCGTTGACTTCGCATAAACAGCTTTGATCCACAGCTTGTCTGGATGGTTGGGAATGTAGTCGTTATTCAACCACTTTGAAAAATCTATACCTGAGACAAATTTCCCACCTGATTTATAGACTTCTTGGTTGTGGTAAATATAAAAGTTCTTTACAAAACGAGCAACACCAATGGTTCGATTAATGATTTTTTTTGTTCTTCTGTTGGAAGAATTTCTGTTTTGTACGCCACTAACATCTTTATCACCTTCAATCTCTTTATTATACTTATCTATCTTTAAATGTGACATAAATGGCGTCTACATTCTTCGCCATTACTTCGTCTAACAACAGATTCCATGTTTTACACTTGTAATTAAGACCACTGCCAATATCCACGATTACATCATCTAAAATTATGCCTTTTACATTTGCATATTTTCTCAAAAACTCAACTTGATTTTTCAAGTCATCTGTTTGTCCGACATTAGACACTCGAGCGTAAGCAATGTGCTTTTTGCCACTTGTATTATCGCCTTTGATGTAAGTTAAATAGTGATCTTCCGTGTAATATTTTCGATTTTTTGGTGTCCGATGTGCGTTTAACGTGCAATCGTTCGTTCTTCGCTTATAAACTATACTACAGCTATATGGAGATTTCAAACTGGACTTGGATAGAAGGAAGATGTTTCTACGACAAAGATAATAACGATTACAAGTTATTTATGTTTTTAGCATAAAACGCTTGCAATTTGTTGAGAAAAACATTATAGTGTGAGTACAAAGTAACTTGTATAAACAAGTCAAATGAAAGGGGTTTATGTTATGGGGAAATATCAAGCAGATGCCGAGAAGCTGTTAAAGGGAGTCGGCGGGAAAGAAAATATTGCTGCGGTCAGCCATTGTGCGACACGTATGCGCTTTGTTTTAAATGACCCTGCAAAAGCAAATGAAGCTGAGATCGAAGACATCGACAGTGTAAAAGGAATGTTTACCAATGCCGGTCAATTCCAAGTGATCATCGGAAATGATGTCTCAACATTTTATAACGACTTTGTTGCGGTATCAGGAGTTGAAGGCGTTTCAAAAGAACAAAGTAAAGCTGCTGCAAAACAGAATCTTAATCCGTTGCAACGAGCAATTGCAGTTCTAGCTGAAATCTTCACACCATTGATTCCAGCAATCATTGTTGGGGGATTGATTTTAGGGTTCCGTAACGTGTTGGAAGGCATTCAGTTCGAGAGTTTAGGTGGAACGATTGCAGAAAGTTCAACATTCTGGAATGGTGTGAATTCATTCTTATGGCTACCTGGGGAAGCGATTTTCCATTTCCTACCTGTAGGGATCACTTGGAGTATTGCAAAGAAAATGGGAACGACACAGATTTTAGGAATTGTTTTAGGGATTACTTTGGTTTCACCGCAATTATTAAATGCCTATAGTGTCGCTTCAACTGCCGCTGCAGATATCCCATTTTGGGACTTTGGCTTTGCACAAGTACAAATGATTGGTTACCAAGCGCAAGTCATTCCAGCGATGCTTGCCGGGTTCTTACTTGCCTATTTAGAGATTTTCTTCCGTAAGTATATCCCACAATCGATCTCAATGATTTTTGTCCCACTGTTTTCACTATTACCAACTGTTATCGCGGCTAATGTAGTGTTAGGTCCAGTCGGTTGGGCAATTGGTAACTGGATCTCATCAATCGTGAATACTGGCTTGACTTCATCGATCAGCTGGTTATTCAGTGCGTTATTTGGTTTCTTATATGCACCACTAGTTATTACAGGATTACACCATATGACAAATGCCATCGATATGCAGTTGATTGCTGACTTTGGTTCAACCAATTTATGGCCAATGATCGCATTGTCAAATATTGCGCAAGGATCTGCTGTACTTGCAATCATCTTCTTGCATCGTGGCAATAAAAAAGAAGAACAAGTTTCTATCCCAGCGATGATTTCTTGTTATCTAGGGGTAACGGAACCCGCAATGTTTGGGATCAACTTGAAATATGTATATCCATTTGTAGCTGCAATGATCGGTTCTGGTGTAGCAGGAATGTTTGCGAACTTGATGGATGTTCGAGCAAATGCGATCGGTGTCGGTGGTTTGCCAGGAATCTTAGCAATCCAAGCACAAACGTGGTTACCATTCACGATTGCAATGATCATCGCAATCATCGTACCATTTGGTTTAACTGTAGTATTTAGACGTAAAGGGATCTTGAACAAATTAGATCCAGTCAATCCAGAAGAAGTAAGTGTATTACAAACTGCAGAAGGCGTATCTATTCCTACACAAAACTTTGAAGCCGCAGGAACAACTGCTGTAGCCACTGCCAATGAAGAGTTATTCGCCGTTGCAGACGGAAAAATCAAAGCAATTACAGAAGTGAATGATCCAGTTTTCTCACAAAAAATGATGGGTGAGGGCTATGCGATCGTTCCGGACAATCAAAAAATCTATTCGCCAGTAAATGGTAAAGTAACTAGTGTATTTGAAACAAAACATGCCATCGGTATTCTAAGTGAAACCGGTGTGGAAGTTCTTGTTCACATGGGACTTGATACTGTCGAATTAAAGGGTGCACCGTTCAACGTTCTTGTGAAAGAAGGCGATCAGGTCTCGCCAACGACACAACTAGCAGAGATGGATCTCAGTGCCGTTGAACAAGCAGGTAAACAAACAGATGTCTTAGTTGTTCTAACGAATACGGACAAAGTGGCTGATTTCTCATTAAGTAAATCAGGCCAAGTACAACATGAAGAAATGATTGGTCAAGCGTCTATCAATCGCTAATACACAGAGAAAATATGCTACGAGTTTGGGTCTTTATCAAAGACCTAAGCTCGTAGTTCTGTTTTTGGGAACACTTTTTTTAAATCGCAAAGTATGCTACAATGGATAGAAATATGGGAACGTATGTGTGCGAAAGAAAGAGGAAATTTCAATGTATGAATATCTAAGAGGCATGGTGACTTTTATCAGTCCGTATTATATCGTTGTAGAAACGCAAGGGGTGGGCTATCAAATTGCGTTAGGTAACCCTTATCGCTATAGTAGTAAGTTAGATAAAGAAGTAAAAATCTATGTCCATCAAGTCATCCGTGAAGATGCACATTTACTATACGGTTTTGATTCACTCGAAGAGAAACAATTGTTTTTACGATTAGTCAGTGTTTCAGGGATCGGACCGAAAAGTGCATTAGCGATCATGGCGAGTGACGATCATTCTGGCTTGATCCAAGCGGTGGAAACTGGCGATGTCACTTACTTGACGAAGTTCCCAGGTGTAGGTAAAAAAACAGCACAACAAATGATCTTGGATCTAAAAGGCAAGTTTGGCGAGTTGAGTATCGATATGCCATTTTCTTTATTTGATGAAGCAACGGTTCAAGATGCAAGTGCCTTATCAGAGGCAATGGAAGCTCTATCTGCTCTTGGTTACAGTGAGCGTGAAATCAAACGTGTAGAGAAACAACTTAAAGAAATCGACAATCAAACAACGGATGAGTATTTAAGGCAAGCATTGAAATTGATGATGAAAAAGTAAGGAGGACGCTTGATGACAGATGAACATCTTCTTTCACCAGAACCTGGTGAGAATGAATTAAGTTTAGAAAAATCTTTGCGCCCTCAATTGCTTGCGCAATATATCGGTCAACATAAAGTAAAACAAGAATTGAGTATCTACATCGAAGCGGCATGTAATCGTGAAGAACCGCTAGACCACGTCTTGTTATACGGTCCTCCGGGATTGGGGAAAACAACGATGGCTATGGTCATCGCAAACGAGATGCAAGTCAATATCCGTACGACAAGTGGACCAGCCATTGAGCGACCAGGAGATCTGGTGGCAATTTTGAATGAACTAGAAGCAGGGGATGTCTTGTTTATTGATGAGATCCATCGCTTACCTCGCGTGGCAGAAGAAATGCTTTATTCGGCGATGGAAGATTTCTATGTAGATATCATGGTAGGGCAAGGGCCGACCGCTCACCCCGTTCATTTTCCGTTACCACCTTTCACGTTGATCGGTGCAACGACTCGAGCAGGGATGCTGTCTGCACCTTTACGTGACCGTTTTGGAATCATTGCTCACATGGAATACTATGAAGAAGAAGATTTAAGAGAAATCGTTTTACGATCTGCCGATATTTTTCAAACGGAGATCATCACCGAAGGGGCTTTAGAAATCGCACGACGTTCCCGTGGGACCCCGCGGATCGCTAATCGCTTGTTAAAACGAGTGCGTGATTTTGCCCAAGTACAAGGAGATGGCAAGATCGATCAGTTGATTGCTGACCGCGCATTGACACTCTTACAGGTCGATCAAGCGGGATTGGATTATGTCGATCAGAAATTGCTACGTACGATGATCGAGCTGTATGGTGGGGGTCCAGTAGGTCTAAGCACTTTATCCGTTAATATTGGAGAAGAGCGAGAAACAGTCGAAGATATGTATGAACCTTTTTTGATCCAAAAAGGCTTTTTGAAACGGACTCCTCGTGGGCGGATCGCTACCGCCTATGCGTATGAACACTTTGGCTATGACTACCAAGTGTGATCACTCTTTTCTATTGAAAGAGCAAATAGTAGAATAATGATTGAAGAGATGGGAGGGATCATTGTGGGAGACGCTTCACATACGAAACAAATGATCAAAAAAGTCTTGGTGTCGCTTTGCGAAACACAGCCTTTTCGCAAAATCAGTGTGCAACAGATCGCACACGAAGCAGGCATCAACCGACAAACATTTTATTATCATTTCACCGATAAGTATGATTTATTGCGTTGGGTGTACTATGAAGATTCATTGCATTACCTAAAAACAGAATCGCTTTCTCTCGACAATTGGGAAGAGCAAGCATTGCTGATGTTAAAAGCCATTGCCGAAAATAAACAGTTCTATTCAAGTACCGTTAGTTCAGAACAGGAGATTCTGCAAAAGCAATTTTCTGCGTTGATCCAACCCTCATTTATTAAAATATTTGAGCAAATGGATGAAGAAAAACAACTAACTTCCAAAGATAAATTATTTTATGCTCGTTTTTTCTCTTATGGCTGTAGTGGAGTCTTAGTCAATTGGATCACACAAGGTTATACAGAAACACCCTTAGAAGTTGCAATGCAGTTCTTTCGTTTAGCCAAAGATACTGAATTGTATTCGTATCGGTTGTACGCATTGGAAGAAGAACAGGAAATAAAAGACGAATGACCTTTTTTCATTGATTCCAAAAATAGGAATACAAAAGGAGAGAATGCTATGACGAAAGTATTATTTGTTTGTTTAGGAAACATTTGTCGTTCACCTATGGCAGAAGGGTTATTAAAAAAGAAAGTAGCAGAACAGGATCTGTTGGATTCCTTCGTCATTGATTCGGCTGCAACAAGTACCTATGAGGTAGGTAGTGCCCCTCATCCAGGTACACAAGCGATCTTGGCAAAAGAACATGTTGATACGCAAGAAATGATTGCTCGCCAAATACGTCAAGAAGACTTCCAAAAATTTGATTGGATCATCGGTATGGATCAGTCAAATGTGGCTGACTTAAAGCAACTTGCGCCGATTGAAGCGCAAGAGAAAATCCAACTATTTTTGAGTCCAGTCATTGGCAAAAAAGCACAAAATGTACCTGATCCATATTACACGAATAACTTTGAAGAAACCTATCGATTGATCAATGAAGGCTTAGAAAAATGGCTTGAATTATGGATGGAAAACGACTTAAAATAACACATGTGTTGTTTGACGGTTTTAGGTAAAAGTTGGTATAAAATAAACTATATTCTTGTTTTTTTAAGAAAAATTGGATAAAATAGGAGTAATTAAGTAACATATTCTTAGCTAGGGGAGGGGTACATTCAATGGATGAAGAAACAGTATCACCAATGAAGAAACTGACAAAGTTAGTGACTAATACTTCGTTTCAACTTTTTGATTCATTTGTGAATGACACAGAAGAAAAAGCTGAGAATGTACGGTTACAAGGGGAGTTCATTCTCGAACTCCAGAAAGCTGCAGCTCAGAATAGTTTAGTGATTCTACAAGTGCGCGAGAATCCACTAAGCAATAAGTACGAAACCTTTTCCGGTTGGGTGGCAACGAAAACAGTTGAGCATGACCGAGTGATGATTCGCTTGCAAAACCAAGAGCAACAAATCCGAATCGTCCCAATTGAACAAATCGAAAAAATCACTAGTCTTTCACCTACGGGAGACCAAGAGCGATTATCTAAATAAGAATAAAAGCTATGAAAAAGTAGATTGCTTTTTCATAGCTTTTTTATATGTTTTTTTTACTAAAGAGAGAATCTAAAGATTCTCAAAGAACTTGATTTGTTGGATCGGTATGAATAAAAAAAAAGGACCTGCTAGCCGGGGAGCTAGCAGGAAAGGAGTTAAAAATGAAAAAGTGTTGTTAGGGTTGTTTGTTGGTATACTTATATATTAAAGGTGAGTTGTGAATATTTTGTGACGAAAGTTTACCAAAGTTGTTAATTTTTTTATACAAAAAGTTAAACATCTCTTTTTTTTGTTAGCTAACAATCAAGTCAGACTTTTCTTCATTTTTAAAGAAACTCCAGAGTAATCCGATGATAAAGCCAATCAATGCTGGTGTGATCCAGCCCATTCCCAATGAGAAGAATGGGAGATAGGAATCAGCGAATATTAAAATTCCTTTGACGAAACTTGTTTGCTTAATTGAATCAGGACAAGCATTCAGTCCATCCACGATGGAAGCGAGTAATGTGAAATATGTGGTCATTCGATAAACAGAAGTACGTTGTTTAAATAATGGGCCAAACAATACAAGTAAGATCAAGGTCATTGCCAATGGATAAATAAACATCAAGACCGGTAAAGAGATCTGAATAATATTCGTTAAGCCCACGTTTGCAACTAAACATGCTAATAAACTTGTTCCGGTTACAAAGAATAGATAGCTTCTTTTAGGAAACAATTCAGTGAATGTTTCTGCGAATGCAGTAATCAGTCCGATACCTGTTTTTAAACAAGCAAGAATCACGATAAAGGCTAATAGGATACTCCCGTAAGTTCCTAAATAGTGATCAGCAATTTGTGCCAAGGCGATACCACCATTCGCACTCATTGGGAATGTTCCTAGACTCATTGTTCCTGCATAAGAAAGTAGGGTATAGATGATCCCCATCAAAACGATGCTGATCGCGCCTGATTTGATCGTATCTCTTGCAATATCAGAAGGCTTTGTGACACCCATGCCACGAATCGTCGTGACGATAATGATCCCAAAAGCTAAGGCAGCTAACGCATCCAACGTGTTGTATCCTTGTGTAAAACCAGTGAAGAATGCTTGGTTTTGGTAGTGAGGTTGGACAGGCGCATCCGATACTGAGCCAAGTGGGTTGATAAAAGCAAGTAATAACAAGATACCTAGTAATACTAAAAATGCGGGATTCAAAAATTTACCAACATAATCCAAGATTTTAGTTGGACGTTTGGATAACCACCAAGCAGCTAAAAAGAATAAGAAACTAAAAATAGCTAAAAATAATGTTTGATTTTCTGCTGGAATAAAAGGTGCTAAGCCAATTTCAAAAGAAGTAGTTGCCAAACGTGGTAAGGCAAAAAATGGACCAATGACTAAATAAAGTAAGACAGTAAAAATAAGTGCATAAGTTTTATTGATTCGTTGTGCTAATTCGTAGACACCAGAGGTCTTTGAAACACCGATCGCAATGACACCTAAGAATGGTAAACCGATCCCTGTAACTAAAAAGCCAAGATTTGCCCAGAAGATATCCGCACCAGCTTCTTGCCCCATATGGACAGGAAATATAAGATTACCAGCTCCAAAAAATAGGCCAAATAGCATGGAACCGATGAATAGATTTTCTTTGAATGATAATTTTTTTGACATAGAAAACTCCTTTACTTTTTTGTATTTTGTTAAAAGTAACAAATTATGTGATGAATTGCAACAATTTTCTGAAAATTATCGAATTCTCTAGAATGATGCTACACATTGACGAAACGACTGCTAACCCTGTGAGAGGAATAAGTAGCGTGTTTTCACTGCCTCGAAAAAATGTTAGTCAAAAGATCACTCCAATATCTGAATCTTCTTAATTTGAAGAGGTTTCTCACAACCACATGTTACGTGAGGTTGCGCAAAAGTTCAACTGATAAAGCGATCGGAACAAAAACAATAAATAAAAAGAAGAACCGCAACTTTTTGAGTAGGATGACCTTGCTCAATCAAGTTGCGGTAGTTTGAATACTAAGGGTGATTTGATACTTTATTAGTTATTCAAAATGCGTGACAAGAACTCTTTCGTACGTGTTTCTTTTGGATGAACGAAGATATCTTCAGGACTTCCTTCTTCCGCGATCACACCTTTATCCATGAAGATCACTCGGTCAGATACCTCTTTCGCAAATTCCATTTCATGGGTTACGATGATCATTGTCAGTCCAGTATGGGCTAGATCTTTGATCGTATTCAATACTTCACCGACCATTTCAGGATCAAGGGCAGAAGTTGGCTCATCGAAGAGCATCACATCAGGGTTCATTGATAGAGCACGAGCGATAGCGACCCGTTGTTTTTGACCACCGGATAGTTGAGAAGGACGAGCTTCGATGTATTGTCTCATACCGACTTTTTCTAAGTTTTCGATTGCCACTTTACGGGCATGCTCTTTCTCTCTTTTTAAGACAGTGGTTTGTCCAGAAATACAATTTTCTAAAACATTCATATTATTGAAAAGATTGAAAGATTGGAAAACCATACCGACATTTGTCCGATACTTTGGTAAATTATATTTTGGTGCTAAGACGTTTTCGTTGTTGTAAATGATCTCGCCGCCTGATGGTTTTTCTAGTAAATTGATACAACGTAAGAATGTTGATTTACCTGAACCAGAGGAACCGATGATGGTCACGACTTCCCCTTTATTGACGGTCATGCTAATATCTTTCAGCACTTCATTGTCGCCGAATTTTTTACTTAAATGATTGATTTCGATGATATTCTCACTCATAGGACTGCCTCCTTATTCCTGTAGGTTCGCGTTGTTGACTTCTTCAATTTTTGTATACGCAGTAGGTCCGTCGATTTTCTTCTCAATCACACGTAGGATTCTTGTGATCGTGAAGGTCATGATCAAGTAGATGATCCCAACGATCGTGAATGTTTGGAAGAATTGGAAGTTGGCACCAGAGGCAGAGTTTCCTTGGAAGAATAGATCTGCTACACCAATGACACTTAATACGGCGGTGTCTTTGATATTGATGACAAACTCATTTCCAGTAGCCGGCAAAATATTTCTCAATACTTGCGGAATCACTACTTTACGCATCGTTTGACTGTGGGTCATGCCGATCGCTTGGGCTGCTTCAAATTGTCCGCCATCTACTGCAAAAATCCCACCACGTACAATCTCAGTCATATACGCACCGGTGTTGATCGAAACGATGAACAACGCAGCAATCGTGCGATCCAGAGAAATACCAAAGGCTAGAGCCAATCCATAGAAGATGACCATGGCTTGAACCATCATTGGTGTACCACGGAAGACTTCGATATAAACAGATAATAAGAAATTAGCTATTTTTTGGAAGAAGCGTGTCACTTTATTATCAGATTCTGGAATTGAGCGAAAGACGCCAATCAATAAACCCAATGTTGTTCCTACAACTGTACCGATCAATGCGATAAATAGTGTCAAACCAGCTCCGCGTAAGAACATGTTGCCATATTGATCCCAAATCGTCTTGAAATCATGGAGCAAGCCAGTTTCTTCTGCATCTCCATCCGTTGACGCAGGTTGGTCTTCAATGGCTTGGTCCATGATAGCAATACGATCATCATGAGAAATGCCGCTTAATATTTGGTTGACTTGTTGAAGATCAGGATCACCTTTACGCATCCCTACAGCAATCTGGACATCTTCGGGATTTGTTTGAAAGCCATTTGCTTCATCTAGTTCGAGCATTTTCAAGGCTGGGTTGACGCTTGTGGCGGTTACCCCTTCTGGACGTTCACTAACATAACCGTCAATCATGCCAGAAGCTAGTGCTGTTCGCATAGCTGAAAAGTTATCCATTGCTTGTTGCTTGTCCACTCCTGGGATCTGATCGATCACGTTATAGTGGAATGTATTCAATTGTGCAGTGATTTTTGCGCCAGAAAGATCTTCTAAGCTAGTCGCATTCGCAAACTTACCATCTTTTTGTACGACAATCACAAGTTCTGATTCATAGTATGGATCAGTAAAGTCGATTTCTTTTTGACGTTCTGCTGTCGGACTCATGCCGGCAATGATTGCATCGATCTTTCCAGATTGAAGGGCAGGCGGTAAACCGTCCCATTTCGTTTGGACAATGACTAGTTCTCTTCCTAAACCTTCAGCTACCTTTTTGGCAATTTGTACATCATATCCGCCAGCAAAGCTGTTTTGTCCTTGAATTGGATAGGCATTGTTTGCATCTGTTTGTTGAGACCAGTTAAAGGGCGCATAACCAGCTTCCATTCCGACACGAAATTGATCGCTCGGTGTTTTATCATCTGCATGAGCCAAAGTGGTCAAGCTAAAGATCGATAGAATAAACGTAAAAATTAGAGTGAGTGTAACTGAATTTTTTTTCATCTGTCTTCTCCTTTTTGTTTGTTCACGTACGTGGTCCTTCAGGCATATACTGATAAGACCAACGTTCGCTCAGCTTCTTTGGCTGATAACCAAAGCGCCTTGACACGAGTGGTCGAATACATGCATTGCAGTTGCTTATCAAGGAGAAATAAAAAACGACCGCTTTGTAGGTACAAAAGGGCCGCTAAATTTCACAGAGTGATAAACCTCTCACAAAACATAGCGCAACTTAGCATCACTGCTAAGACAGTCCGTAAGCTGTTAACTTACGTCCCAACATACTTTTTAAGCAAAAAAAAGTACATTTCGGCGATCCTCCCTAGCCCTGCTTCCACATGTTTGCTTCACTCCACAGGTTTAATGATTCTCGCGACCTCTACCTCATTGATTGAGGCATCTCGTATTCAGTTATTTATACAAAAAATAGTCTACGATAGAGTAGCCACTTTGTCAATGAGAAACTACATTTTTGCAGAAAAAAGTTGATAAATAAAGAGATATCCTGTTTATTTAATTTCTTTCATGAAAAAAGGAAAAGAGAATGTTTTCAAAAAAAGAATAATTATACATTTTATGCAACACTTAAATGATAGTAAAATAACGAAAAACAGACTGCAAAATCACGCAGTCTGTTTCCTTTTTTATCTAAAAGTATTTTAAGCTGTAGCTTTCTTAGGTTCACGACCAAGAATGGCTTGTAAAAT is part of the Enterococcus mundtii genome and harbors:
- the brnQ gene encoding branched-chain amino acid transport system II carrier protein; the encoded protein is MSKKLSFKENLFIGSMLFGLFFGAGNLIFPVHMGQEAGADIFWANLGFLVTGIGLPFLGVIAIGVSKTSGVYELAQRINKTYALIFTVLLYLVIGPFFALPRLATTSFEIGLAPFIPAENQTLFLAIFSFLFFLAAWWLSKRPTKILDYVGKFLNPAFLVLLGILLLLAFINPLGSVSDAPVQPHYQNQAFFTGFTQGYNTLDALAALAFGIIIVTTIRGMGVTKPSDIARDTIKSGAISIVLMGIIYTLLSYAGTMSLGTFPMSANGGIALAQIADHYLGTYGSILLAFIVILACLKTGIGLITAFAETFTELFPKRSYLFFVTGTSLLACLVANVGLTNIIQISLPVLMFIYPLAMTLILLVLFGPLFKQRTSVYRMTTYFTLLASIVDGLNACPDSIKQTSFVKGILIFADSYLPFFSLGMGWITPALIGFIIGLLWSFFKNEEKSDLIVS
- a CDS encoding amino acid ABC transporter ATP-binding protein; the protein is MSENIIEINHLSKKFGDNEVLKDISMTVNKGEVVTIIGSSGSGKSTFLRCINLLEKPSGGEIIYNNENVLAPKYNLPKYRTNVGMVFQSFNLFNNMNVLENCISGQTTVLKREKEHARKVAIENLEKVGMRQYIEARPSQLSGGQKQRVAIARALSMNPDVMLFDEPTSALDPEMVGEVLNTIKDLAHTGLTMIIVTHEMEFAKEVSDRVIFMDKGVIAEEGSPEDIFVHPKETRTKEFLSRILNN
- a CDS encoding ABC transporter permease subunit (The N-terminal region of this protein, as described by TIGR01726, is a three transmembrane segment that identifies a subfamily of ABC transporter permease subunits, which specificities that include histidine, arginine, glutamine, glutamate, L-cystine (sic), the opines (in Agrobacterium) octopine and nopaline, etc.) is translated as MKKNSVTLTLIFTFILSIFSLTTLAHADDKTPSDQFRVGMEAGYAPFNWSQQTDANNAYPIQGQNSFAGGYDVQIAKKVAEGLGRELVIVQTKWDGLPPALQSGKIDAIIAGMSPTAERQKEIDFTDPYYESELVIVVQKDGKFANATSLEDLSGAKITAQLNTFHYNVIDQIPGVDKQQAMDNFSAMRTALASGMIDGYVSERPEGVTATSVNPALKMLELDEANGFQTNPEDVQIAVGMRKGDPDLQQVNQILSGISHDDRIAIMDQAIEDQPASTDGDAEETGLLHDFKTIWDQYGNMFLRGAGLTLFIALIGTVVGTTLGLLIGVFRSIPESDNKVTRFFQKIANFLLSVYIEVFRGTPMMVQAMVIFYGLALAFGISLDRTIAALFIVSINTGAYMTEIVRGGIFAVDGGQFEAAQAIGMTHSQTMRKVVIPQVLRNILPATGNEFVINIKDTAVLSVIGVADLFFQGNSASGANFQFFQTFTIVGIIYLIMTFTITRILRVIEKKIDGPTAYTKIEEVNNANLQE